Part of the Pseudomonadota bacterium genome is shown below.
CGTGATCGGGCCCAACGGGGCCGGCAAAACCACCTTGATGGACATCATCACCGGCAAGACGCGCCCGGACACAGGGGAGGCCTGGTTTGGCCAGACCATCGACCTGCTGCAGCTCGATGAGGCGGCGATTGCCAACCTCGGCATCGGGCGCAAGTTCCAGCAACCCACGGTGTTCGACGAGCTGAGTGTCTGGCAGAACCTCGAGTTGGCGATGGCCGGCCCGCGCAACGTGCTGGCCGTGCTGCGTGCGATGCTCAGCGCCGAGCAACGGGACCAGGCCGGCGGTGTGCTCGAGCGCATCGGCCTGACGGCGCTGCGCGACGCGCAAGCCGGCACCTTGTCGCACGGGCAGAAACAGTGGCTGGAAATCGGCATGTTGCTCATGCAGCAACCGCGCTTGCTGCTCGTCGATGAGCCGGTCACGGGCATGACCCACCAGGAGATGGCCCAGACCGGGGAGTTGCTGCGCTCACTCGCCGGTGAGCACAGCGTGGTGGTGGTCGAACACGACATGGATTTCGTGCGCTCGCTGGACAGCCCGGTGACCGTGTTGCACCAGGGCTCGGTGCTGGCCGAGGGTGACCTCGACCGTATCCAGGACAACGCAGAGGTCCGCGCCGTGTATCTCGGGGAATAGCCGTGCTGCGCATACAACAACTCGAACAGCACTACGGCGAAAGCCTGACTTTGAAATCGATCGACCTCGACGTTCCGGAGGGTGCGTGCGCCTGCGTGATGGGCCGGAACGGGGTGGGCAAGACCACGCTCGTGCGGTGCATCATGGGGCTGGAGGCTGCGAGCAAAGGTGCGATCCGCTTTCGTGACATGGACATCACCAGGATGCGCACCGAGCGGCGTGCTGCCCAGGGCATCGGCTACGTGCCCCAGGGGCGTCAGGTGTTCCCGACCCTCACGGTGGAAGAGAACATCCTGACCGGGTTGTTCGGCAACCGAAGCCGCGCGAGCCGGGGTCGCGGCATACCGGCGCACATCCACGCCTTGTTTCCGGTGCTCAAGGACATGCGCCGCCGGCGTGGCGGCGACCTCTCGGGCGGCCAGCAACAGCAGCTGGCGATTGCGCGTGCGCTCATGATCGACCCGGCGTTGCTGATCCTCGACGAGCCGACCGAGGGCATCCAGCCGAACCTAGTCGCCGACATCAGCAGCCTGATTCGCACGCTGATCGCCGAGCAGGGCCTGACCGTCCTGTTGGTCGAGCAGAAACTCCCGTTCATCCGCAAGACGGCCGACACGGTGTGCATCCTCGACCGCGGTGAAGCCGTCGCGGCCGGGACGCTCGACATCCTTGACGATGCACTGGTCAGCAAGCACCTGACTGTCTGAGCGGCCCTGTGGGTTGGCTTTCGACTGCATCGGCGTCGGCACGCGCAGCACCCGCTCTGCTTCGTACCGTACCGGCGTGCCGGGGTCGGGTGCCGTGCGAACTGCCCGTCCGATCGGACACGCCGGCTCAGGCGGGTTGCAACAAGCCGGCGTGCGCGATGAATTTCTCGATTGCGCCGAGCCCTTCGCCGGTTTTCATGTTGGCGAAGGTCCACGGGCGTTCGCCCCGCATGCGGTTCGTGTCGCTCTCCATGACCTCGAGCGAGGCACCCACGTGCGGCGCCAGGTCGATCTTGTTGATCACCAGCAGATCGCTCTTGGTGATGCCGGGCCCGCCCTTGCGTGGAATCTTCTCGCCCTCTGCCACGTCAATGACATAGACGGTCAGGTCGGCGAGCTCCGGGCTGAAGGTCGCCGAGAGGTTGTCTCCACCGCTCTCGACGAAGACCACGTCGAGGTTCGGAAACGCGGCCTGCAGGTCGTCGATGGCCGCGAGGTTCATCGACGCGTCCTCGCGGATGGCGGTGTGCGGACAACCGCCGGTTTCCACCCCCACGATGCGCTCCGGCGGCAGTGCGCCAGCCTCGGTCAGGATGCGCTGGTCCTCGCGCGTGTAGATGTCGTTGGTGACCACGGCGATGTCGTAGCGGTCGCGCATCGATTTGCAGAGCACCTCGAGCAGCGCAGTCTTGCCGGACCCGACCGGGCCACCGATACCGACGCGCAGAGGAGAGCTGGTTGTGTTCATGGTGTGTGACTCAGGAGCGATAGAGGCGGGAATACTGGGTTTCGTGTGCGGCGCTCGCAAAACTGGCCGCGGGCAACGAACACCCGATGTCGTCGTCGTCGACCGTGTGCGCGGCGGAGATCGCCGCGTGGAGGTCAGGCCAGAGTTGCATCAGCAGGCACTGCCCGTCACTTTGCCCGAGCGGGATGTGCTTCACGCCGACGAGCACGGTGTTCTCGAGCCACCCCCAGGCGTGGGCGGTTCGTGTGCCTTCGGACGGCATGCCGAGCAGCACGGCGGCGCGGGCGAGGCCGGCGAGCGGGGTGCAGAGCAGCGCGTCCCGGTGGATCTGTGGGTCGTCGGGAAACAGGCGATCGAGCAGGCTGAGCACGGCGCGGGCGCGGGTGCGCTCCTCGTCGCGCAACTCGCGCGTCTCTCGACAGGCCAGTGTCCACTGCGCCCAGCGGCGCGCGCCGTCGACGTCGTCCGCCTCCAGTGCGGTGTGCAAGCGGTGCAGCAGCGGCAGGTCCTGACGCGCGAGCGGTCCGGCGATCCAGTCGGCACACCAGGCGTGCAGGCTGGCAGTGTCGTGCACCCACCCGGTTTCGATCGCCCACTCCAGGCCCTGCGAGTAGCTGAAGGCACCGACCGGCAGGTTGGCGCTTGAGAACTGCAGCAGTGGCCCGAGCCAGACGGTGGTCTCAGTTGTGTGCATGGGTGTGGCCGCCGTGGTGGTGTCCACCGCCGTAGGCCCCGGCTTCGGGCTCGAAGGGGGCGTCGGTGTGAGTCACCTGCAGACCGAGTCCGTCCAACATCCCGTCGAGGACGTGGTCGCGGCTGTACACCAGACAGCCGGAGCGGATCTGCAACGGCACATGCCGGTTGCCGAGGTGGTAGCAGGCCCGAGCAAACAGCAGCGGGTCGCTGCACTCGCACACCGAGACCGGCTCGCTGGCCGCGACCACACGCACGCAGACCCCGTCGTCGCTCACCAGCACGTCCTGCGGTTGCAGGCTGCTGCCGCGCGGCAGGTTCACGCCGACGTCTTCGCCGGTGTCGAGCGTTGCGCGCAGCCGCGAGTGGGTGCGTTGCTGGCTGTCGAGCGTGAGGGTCGGCAGTGCCGCGCGGTCGGTCGGCTCGGGGTGCACGTGGGTCAGGGTGATCATCGCGTGGGCTTGGCTCAGAACAGATAGTACTTCTGCGCCAGGGGCAGCTCGGTGGCCGGTTCACAGGTCAGGTGCACACCGTCGGCGTGCACGGCGTAGGTCTGTGGGTCGACACTGATGTCCGGCTGGTAGTCGTTCAGCACCATGTCGGCCTTGGTCACCGTGCGACACTGGGACACCGCGTGCAAGCTGGCCTTCAGATCGAGACGCTCGCCAATCCCGTCGGACACGGCCGCCTGGCTCACGAAACTCAGTGACAGGCCTGCGTTTCCACCGAATGCGGCAAACATCGGCCGGTAGTGGACCGGCTGGGGCGTCGGTATCGAGGCGTTCGGGTCGCCCATCGGTGCGGTGGCAATGGCGCCACCCTTGAGCACGAGGCTGGGCTTGGTGCCGAAAAAGGCCGGCTTCCAGAGCACCAGATCGGCGAGTTTGCCGACCTCCACCGACCCGACTTCATCGGCGATGCCGTGGGTGAGGGCGGGGTTGATGGTGTACTTTGCAATGTAGCGCCGCGCGCGCAGGTTGTCGGTGTGCGCGGCGTCACCCTCGAGCGTGCCGCGCTGTTCGCGCATCTTGTGCGCGGTTTGCCAGGTGCGGCTGATGACCTCACCGACCCGGCCCATCGCCTGCGAGTCCGAGGCAATCATCGAGAAGGCGCCGAGGTCCTGAAGGATGTCCTCGGCCGCAATGGTCTCGCGGCGAATACGCGACTCCGCAAAGGCGATGTCTTCGGGTATCGACGCCTTGAGGTGGTGGCACACCATCAGCATGTCGAGGTGTTCGTCGACCGTGTTGATGGTGTAGGGACGTGTCGGGTTGGTTGACGAAGGCAGCACGTTTGGCTGGCCACAGGCCCGAATGATGTCCGGCGCGTGGCCACCGCCGGCACCTTCGGTGTGGTAGGTGTGGATCGTGCGGCCTTTCATCGCCGCGAGCGTGTCCTCGACGAAACCCGATTCGTTCAGGGTGTCGGTGTGGATCGCGACCTGGATGTCGAAGCGGTCGGCCACCGACAGGCAGCAGTCGATTGCGGCCGGCGTGGTGCCCCAGTCCTCGTGCAGCTTCAGGCCCATGGCACCGGCTCGGATCTGGTCCTCCAGGGCTGCAGGTTGGCTCGCGTTGCCCTTGCCCAACAGGCCGATGTTCATCGGAAACGCGTCGGCTGCGCGCAACATGCTCGCAAGATGGAAGGCACCCGGGGTAGCGGTGGTGGCGTTGGTCCCGGTCGCAGGGCCGGTGCCACCGCCGAGCATTGTCGTCACACCGGAACACAGGGCTTCGTCGATCTGCTGGGGGCAGATCATGTGGATGTGTGCATCGACCCCGCCGGCGGTGAGGATCATGCCCTCGCCGGCGATGACTTCGGTGCCGGGGCCGACAGGGATGGTCACGCCATTCTGGGTGTCGGGGTTGCCGCCCTTGCCGATGGCGTGGATGCGACCGTCCTTGAGCCCGACATCGGCCTTGATCACGCCCGTGTGGTCGAGGATGAGCGCGTTGGTGATGACAGTGTCGACCACATCCGGGCCACCCTGGCACTGACCCATGCCGTCGCGGATCACCTTGCCGCCACCGAAGCTGATCTCGTCGCCGAAGACGGTGTGATCAACGTCCGGGGAAATCCAGAGTGCCGTGTCGCCCAGGCGTACACGGTCGCCCACCGTGGGCCCGTAGAGTTGCGCGTACGCGCGTCGGTCGAGTTCCACCATCAGTCTGTCTCCGCCGTGTCCAGAGGGCCTTGTATCTCACCGCGGAAGCCGTACACCCGCCGTGCACCACCGTAGGGCACGAGCTCGACGTCGCGCGACTGCCCCGGCTCGAAACGCACCGCCGTGCCGGCGGCGATGTTCAGACGCCAACCGCGCGCGGCGTCGCGATCAAAAGACAGCGCGGGGTTGGTTTCGAAAAAGTGGTAGTGCGACCCGACCTGGATGGGGCGATCGCCGGTATTCGCCACCGTCAGCGTGCGGGTCTCTCGGTCTGCGTTCAGGGTGATCGTGCCCTCGGCGCAATCGAGCGCACCGGGCGCGTGCTCGTCCACCGGGGGAGGCCCGACCGGCTGGTGCACGGTGACGAGTTTGGTGCCGTCGGGGAACGTCGCCTCGACCTGCACTTCATCGAGCAGGGCGACGACGCCGTCCATGAGCTGATCCGGTGTCAACAAGGTCTGTCCACGCGCCATGAGCTCGGCGACGCTCTCGCCGTCTCGGGCGCCTTCGAGGATGGCCAGGCTCAGGTAGGCCACGGCCTCGGGGTAGTTCAGTTTGCAGCCGCGTGCGAGCCTGCGCTCCGCCAGCAGCGCTGCGCTGAACAGCAGCAGCTTGTCTTTTTCGCGTGGGGTCAGTTCCATGGTCGGGTTCTCAAGTGGACCAGATGCGCGGCGGCGTGCCGTGTTCACCCAGCACGGTCGGGCGCAGCGCACGCCACAGGGCTTCCGTGGTGTGGCGCCAGGCCCGGCCATCGTCGCCGAGGTAGCGTGCGATCAGCAGATCGTCTACGCAGGTGAGGACAGTGTGCGAGTTAGTCAGGGCTGCGCGCAAGCTTTCACACACAGCCGGGTCTACCGGTGTGGCCAACAGGGTGCCAGTGTAGGCATGTGAGCGCATGCCTGCCGCGTCGTTGACCCAATTTGGTGCGCCGATGCGGGTGGTTTCGGTCCACAATGGTGCGTCCTCGCGCAGGATGTCGGTGCGCCAACGCATCTCGCCTTGGTCGAAGACTTCACCGGCTTCAGGTCTGCCGAAACAGTGGGTTTCACGCCAGATCACACGGGCGCGCGGCGCCACGCGTATGCGGGTGCGGGCGTGTGTGCGCGCGCCGTTGAAATGGATCGTTTCGTGGGGCAGATACTCGAGGCTGGCGCCGTTGTCCAAATCGCATTCGAGCGTGAGGTTTGCTGTCGGTCCAGCGCTGCGGTACATCAGGCTCGCGCCGGGTGTCAGCACCTGAGCCTGGGCGTCGGCGTCGAGCCGCAGGCGTATGTCAAGGGTGTCTCCGCCCACGACACCGGCAGGCGGGTGCAGCAGGTGCACCTGGCACCGTCCGCCCTCGGGGTACAACGGGCGTTGGATGCGAAGGGGGCCGGTGTGACGGTGTCGCAGCACGGTTTGCGGACCCTGCGTGCGGAAGTGCATGTCGAGGTGGGCTCGCCAGCGCCGTTCGGGCGCACTGGGTGTCGCGTCGGAGGGGGGGCTTGCGTGGCCCGGATCGGATTCTGGTCGGTACACCGTCGGCGGGGTGTCTCGGTGAGTGCGCAATCCAGTGTACCGCACCCGTCAGGTCGGGTCATGCCAGCCAAGCGGTGACGTTCAGACGCCCAACCGCTCCCGTGTGCAGACAACCCGCGCGCCGGTCATGGCGCCGATCTCGAAGAACAGTTCGTCGAGGAAGGCCCAGCAGGCATCGTCGTGATCGAGGTGGTGGCTCATGATGCCGATCGGGCGGTTCGGCTGCGCGGCCAGGGCGGCGATCAGCGTGTCCACGCAGGCGTCGGTTCCGCGGAAACACCGTGCTTGCCAATCGATGATGTCGACATCCACCGGCATATTATGCAAGCCAGGTGCAGGCTCGTTGTTGAATCGTGCGGAGAAGCCGGTGATCCCTGCGGAATGCATGGCCTTGTAGTGCACGGGTGCCATGCGGTTCCAGGGGGGCACGAACACCGGCTGGTATAGCGTGCCGACATGCTGTTTGAGCAGGCGCACGCCATTCTGAAGCTCAGAGCGTACCTCGGCCTGGCACCGCGTTTCGGGGAACTCGCATTTGCGTGCTGGCGCAACGGCGTGGTTGGCGTGGGCGTGGCCGTGCTGCAGGCAGGTCACGCGTGCGCGGTGTGGTGCGAGAACGTCTGCGAAGCCGTCCTGGACCCAGCTTGGCACCACCGCGAGGGACACGGGCACTCCGTGTGCCTGTGAGAGTCGGAGCAGCGTGTCGAGCTTGGGATCCGCCCTGTGCGCATCGTCATCACGCCACCAGAACTGCACGTCTCCCGAGGTGTGCGCGACGGCGTTGCGCAAGGCACTGAATGGCGTCATCTCAGTCTCCGAGCAGACGGCACAGGTGATCGGCGGTGGCCGAAGCGCCTTCGAGGTTGATTGCAGGCCAGTGACGCACCTGCATCACCTTGGACACGGCGTTTTGCAAACGCGCCGGTGTGATGTCGTCGGCTACCAGGCTTGCAAATGCATCGTGCGTCGCGAGTCGGTCCGCGCGCAGCTGCTGTTCGGTCTCCGTTTCGGTAGAGAAGGGCACCAGCACAGACGGGGTGCGCGTTACCAGGAGGTCGCACACGGTGTTGTACCCGGCTTGGGAAACCGACGCCGCGTGCGAGGCCATGAGCTCGACCAGGTTGGGGTGGCTGCGCAGCACGGCGATGTGCGGGTGGTTCACCGCAGCAAGCCGTGCGAAGGCCACGTCTGGGCAGTGCGGGCCGGCGACGAGTGTCCAGGGGTGCGTGGCGTTTGCCGCAGCCAGTGCGGCTGCCAGAGCGGTCTCGAGCAGCGGTGCGCCGACGGCACCGCCACCGACGGACACCAGCACACCGCGCCGCTCCGCGTGTGCCGCCAGTGGCGACGGCGCCACGAGTCCGGTGTAGTGCAACGATGCAAGTTGAGCCGCCTCCCGGAAACTCGCGTCGAGGGGCACGAACTCCGGGTCGCCGTGCACCAACACGGCGTCAAAAAGGCGGTTGGCCAAGTCGACCGCCCACTGCCGTTTCTCCGCGGCACGTGTGCCGGCCTTCGCGACCAGGATATCGCGCAGCGAACAGACCACGGTGCAACCGGTCGACGCGGCCTGCTCGAGCAACGGCAGCAGTTCGAACCGCAACATGCGACGGCCGAAGGGGAAGAGCTCCAGCACCAGCGCGTCGGGTTCGAGTCGGTCGAACAACGCGGCCAGGGCCTGCTGACGCCGCGCCCGGTAGGCGTCGCCCACCGGCGCCCCGGTGTCGTCGACCAGGCCGCTGAAATCCGCGTCGGCGGCGCGCAGACTGGGCAGGTGGTGCGTGCGGGCGTGTGTCGAGAGGCCCAGAGCGCTCGGCCCACCGAGTGCGATGTGGGTGTCGAAGCCACGGGCGTGCAGGGCGTTGGCGATCAGTTGGGTGCGTCGTTCGTGGCCGACACCGAGCAGGCTCTGGCTGTGGATCAGGACGCGTTTGCTCACGCAGGTGCGCCGCTGCGTGTGCCCTTGAGCAGCCTGCCCGTTTCGCGCGAGATCCAGTTCAGCCCGCTCAGGTAGCCGCGTGGCATGCCGGTCTTGCTCGGCGAGGCCTGGGTGTGCAGGTGTTGCAGCGCCCTCACCACGGCGTCGCGGTCACGCAACAGCTCCGGTTCGAGCATCTGCGTGAATCCGAGGTCGGCGGAGCGGCTCGCCCGGATGAACTGCTCCAGTCGCGGCACCTTGCGCGGCACGATCAGGGCAGGCTTGTCGAGCGAGAGGATTTCACAGTAGGTGTTGTACCCGCCCATCGCAACCACCGCGTGGCTGTTCGCCATCAGGCCTTCGAGGTTGTTGTCAAAGGACAGCACGTGGAGTCTGGGGTGCCCGCGCGCGATCCGTTGCAGGGCCCGTCGGATCTTCTGCGGCATGAACGGTCCGAGCACGACCACGGCGGGCAGGGCGAGGCTGTCGCCAGCGTTGACGTAGGCGTCTATCACGGCGCGGCACATGTCTTCTCCGTCGCCGCCGCCACCGGGTGTGACCAGGATGTAGCGTTCGAAGGGTGTCGACGCGAGGCGGGACTTGGGGCTCACGGCGCGCCGCAGGTACCCGGTGTGCCGCGCACGCCGCATGACCGCCTCGGGCACCGGTAAGCCGGCCATCGGATTGCCCATCTCGGTGGGGCCGTAGATCCAGATGTTGTCGTACAGGTCGATGTGGTCGTAGACGTGTTTCTTGTTCCACTCGGCGCTGAGCTTCTCGGTCTCGTCCAGCACCTCGCGCAGGCCCAGCACGGTCTTGCAGGGCGTTTCGCGCAGCGCCTGCAAGGTTCGCAAGACCTCACCCTGCAGCCCCAGCGGTTCCTTGTCGACGATGAACAGGTCGGGCTGGAAGGTCTCGGCGGTGTGGTAGATGATCGACTCGCGGATCTTTAGCGTCTGTTGGATGTCTATGTGCATCGCGAGCGAGGTGTAGTCGCCGTTGTACAGCTTGATCACGCCGGGGATGCGGATGAAATCCACGCGAGCCGCGAAATCGAATCGGCCGATGATCGGCGAGCCGGTGATGATCAACACCGACAGGCCCTTGAAACTGCGCACCAGTTGGTGCGCGATGACGCGGCAGCGGCGAAGGTGCCCCAGGCCGTAGGAGTCGTGGCTGTAGATCAGGACGCGTGCGTCCCGCAGCCGCTGGCCCGTGGGGTTGTCTGTGGCGTCGTACATGGACGGGTACGTCGAGCCTCGTCTTCGCAAGCGGTACACTGTACCAGCTTGCGCACCGGTGTCACCGCCCGGCGGACGGCGCCCGTGACACCGTTCCAACTGCCTCTGGGGGGCGCTTGTGACTGAAACCGACGTCAGCCGGCCGAAAATGGCTCCGGTGTTGCAGTTCTTTATGCTGCTGTGGCCCGTCGTCTTTACCTGTTTTTACTTCATCTACGCGCTGCTGGGGCTCGTGGTGAGCGGAGACGACCTGCTCTACTGGCAAGCCGAGTCACGAAACGTGGCCGGCATTGTTGCGCCGGGCATTCTGGCGTTCGTCGGGCTCTGTCTGGTTTACGTGGCGTGGCAGCGTCTCGGGCTCTACCACCCGGTCGCGGTGTCCTCGCTGATTCACGGCATCATCTGCCTCTCGCTGACCGCCCTGATCTTCGCCTACAGCTGATCCGACGCGGCGCGTACCGCCCGAATGCGGGCAGCGCGCACCGCGGCCTGACGCCGCTCGGTCGGGACGCCAGCGACCGCCGCAGCGGCGTCCACGCCGGCCATCGCCGCCGCTGCCCGGCGCAAGGTGTCGGCCTGCGGGTAGGGCGCTGAGGCCCGGCCTGCGCGGCCGCGAGCGTCCGCCTCGCACACCGTGAGGAACTGCTCGAAGCGCGCCGGTCTGCGCAAGGCGTCCAGTGCCGTCAGGGTGTCGACGAGCGTGCCGGGGCGCAGACGGTCCGCGCGGTGGCTGTGCAGGTGCCAGCGTGTGCTCATCACCGCCAGTTCTCGCCATGCCGTGGGCGCCTTGAGCCGCTTGCAGCACGCGTTGACGAGCGGGACACCGCGGTTTTCATGGTCGATGTGGCGGGGCCACGCACTCGGGTCAGTGGCGCCCTTGCCGAGGTCATGGCAGAGCACGGCGAAGCGGGTTGCGGTGTCCGCACCGAGCGCCACGGCCTGATCCAGGGCCAGCAGGGTGTGCTCGCCACTGTCCACCTCGGGGTGGTGCGCCTCGGGTTGAGGCACGCCGAACAGGTCGTTCAATTCGGGCCAGATTGCCTGCAGGGCCTCGCAGTCGCGCAGTACCTCGAAAAAGCGGCGTGGTGCGTCGGTGGCGAGTGCGCGCTGCAACTCCTGTTGAATGCGTTCTGCCGGGAGCGTGCCGAGTTCGCCGCTGTCGACCATCTGCTGCATGAGCGCGAGGGTATCGGCCGCCACCGTGAAACCGAGCGGGGCAAAGCGGGCGGCGAAGCGCGCCGTGCGCAACACGCGCAACGGGTCCTCGCTGAAGGCGTCGGAGACGTGCCGCAATCGGCGGTTTTCGAGGTCCTGCAACCCCCCCCAGGGGTCAATGATGTCGCCCGCGTCCGATTGCGCCATGGCGTTGATGGTCAGGTCGCGCCGACACAGGTCTTGTTCTAGAGTGACGTGAGGGCCGGCGTCCACGTCGAAACCGTGGTGCCCCGCGCGCGTCTTGCGTTCAGTGCGGGCGAGCGCGTGCTCTTCGTGGGT
Proteins encoded:
- the ureE gene encoding urease accessory protein UreE yields the protein MITLTHVHPEPTDRAALPTLTLDSQQRTHSRLRATLDTGEDVGVNLPRGSSLQPQDVLVSDDGVCVRVVAASEPVSVCECSDPLLFARACYHLGNRHVPLQIRSGCLVYSRDHVLDGMLDGLGLQVTHTDAPFEPEAGAYGGGHHHGGHTHAHN
- a CDS encoding multifunctional CCA addition/repair protein — its product is METFLVGGAVRDAALNLPVADRDWVVVGATPTDMQAAGFRQVGKDFPVFLHPETHEEHALARTERKTRAGHHGFDVDAGPHVTLEQDLCRRDLTINAMAQSDAGDIIDPWGGLQDLENRRLRHVSDAFSEDPLRVLRTARFAARFAPLGFTVAADTLALMQQMVDSGELGTLPAERIQQELQRALATDAPRRFFEVLRDCEALQAIWPELNDLFGVPQPEAHHPEVDSGEHTLLALDQAVALGADTATRFAVLCHDLGKGATDPSAWPRHIDHENRGVPLVNACCKRLKAPTAWRELAVMSTRWHLHSHRADRLRPGTLVDTLTALDALRRPARFEQFLTVCEADARGRAGRASAPYPQADTLRRAAAAMAGVDAAAAVAGVPTERRQAAVRAARIRAVRAASDQL
- the urtE gene encoding urea ABC transporter ATP-binding subunit UrtE, whose amino-acid sequence is MLRIQQLEQHYGESLTLKSIDLDVPEGACACVMGRNGVGKTTLVRCIMGLEAASKGAIRFRDMDITRMRTERRAAQGIGYVPQGRQVFPTLTVEENILTGLFGNRSRASRGRGIPAHIHALFPVLKDMRRRRGGDLSGGQQQQLAIARALMIDPALLILDEPTEGIQPNLVADISSLIRTLIAEQGLTVLLVEQKLPFIRKTADTVCILDRGEAVAAGTLDILDDALVSKHLTV
- the ureC gene encoding urease subunit alpha, coding for MVELDRRAYAQLYGPTVGDRVRLGDTALWISPDVDHTVFGDEISFGGGKVIRDGMGQCQGGPDVVDTVITNALILDHTGVIKADVGLKDGRIHAIGKGGNPDTQNGVTIPVGPGTEVIAGEGMILTAGGVDAHIHMICPQQIDEALCSGVTTMLGGGTGPATGTNATTATPGAFHLASMLRAADAFPMNIGLLGKGNASQPAALEDQIRAGAMGLKLHEDWGTTPAAIDCCLSVADRFDIQVAIHTDTLNESGFVEDTLAAMKGRTIHTYHTEGAGGGHAPDIIRACGQPNVLPSSTNPTRPYTINTVDEHLDMLMVCHHLKASIPEDIAFAESRIRRETIAAEDILQDLGAFSMIASDSQAMGRVGEVISRTWQTAHKMREQRGTLEGDAAHTDNLRARRYIAKYTINPALTHGIADEVGSVEVGKLADLVLWKPAFFGTKPSLVLKGGAIATAPMGDPNASIPTPQPVHYRPMFAAFGGNAGLSLSFVSQAAVSDGIGERLDLKASLHAVSQCRTVTKADMVLNDYQPDISVDPQTYAVHADGVHLTCEPATELPLAQKYYLF
- a CDS encoding urease accessory UreF family protein, with amino-acid sequence MHTTETTVWLGPLLQFSSANLPVGAFSYSQGLEWAIETGWVHDTASLHAWCADWIAGPLARQDLPLLHRLHTALEADDVDGARRWAQWTLACRETRELRDEERTRARAVLSLLDRLFPDDPQIHRDALLCTPLAGLARAAVLLGMPSEGTRTAHAWGWLENTVLVGVKHIPLGQSDGQCLLMQLWPDLHAAISAAHTVDDDDIGCSLPAASFASAAHETQYSRLYRS
- the ureG gene encoding urease accessory protein UreG; this translates as MNTTSSPLRVGIGGPVGSGKTALLEVLCKSMRDRYDIAVVTNDIYTREDQRILTEAGALPPERIVGVETGGCPHTAIREDASMNLAAIDDLQAAFPNLDVVFVESGGDNLSATFSPELADLTVYVIDVAEGEKIPRKGGPGITKSDLLVINKIDLAPHVGASLEVMESDTNRMRGERPWTFANMKTGEGLGAIEKFIAHAGLLQPA
- a CDS encoding glycosyltransferase; protein product: MYDATDNPTGQRLRDARVLIYSHDSYGLGHLRRCRVIAHQLVRSFKGLSVLIITGSPIIGRFDFAARVDFIRIPGVIKLYNGDYTSLAMHIDIQQTLKIRESIIYHTAETFQPDLFIVDKEPLGLQGEVLRTLQALRETPCKTVLGLREVLDETEKLSAEWNKKHVYDHIDLYDNIWIYGPTEMGNPMAGLPVPEAVMRRARHTGYLRRAVSPKSRLASTPFERYILVTPGGGGDGEDMCRAVIDAYVNAGDSLALPAVVVLGPFMPQKIRRALQRIARGHPRLHVLSFDNNLEGLMANSHAVVAMGGYNTYCEILSLDKPALIVPRKVPRLEQFIRASRSADLGFTQMLEPELLRDRDAVVRALQHLHTQASPSKTGMPRGYLSGLNWISRETGRLLKGTRSGAPA
- a CDS encoding urease accessory protein UreD, which translates into the protein MHFRTQGPQTVLRHRHTGPLRIQRPLYPEGGRCQVHLLHPPAGVVGGDTLDIRLRLDADAQAQVLTPGASLMYRSAGPTANLTLECDLDNGASLEYLPHETIHFNGARTHARTRIRVAPRARVIWRETHCFGRPEAGEVFDQGEMRWRTDILREDAPLWTETTRIGAPNWVNDAAGMRSHAYTGTLLATPVDPAVCESLRAALTNSHTVLTCVDDLLIARYLGDDGRAWRHTTEALWRALRPTVLGEHGTPPRIWST
- a CDS encoding urease subunit beta, which codes for MELTPREKDKLLLFSAALLAERRLARGCKLNYPEAVAYLSLAILEGARDGESVAELMARGQTLLTPDQLMDGVVALLDEVQVEATFPDGTKLVTVHQPVGPPPVDEHAPGALDCAEGTITLNADRETRTLTVANTGDRPIQVGSHYHFFETNPALSFDRDAARGWRLNIAAGTAVRFEPGQSRDVELVPYGGARRVYGFRGEIQGPLDTAETD
- a CDS encoding glycosyltransferase: MSKRVLIHSQSLLGVGHERRTQLIANALHARGFDTHIALGGPSALGLSTHARTHHLPSLRAADADFSGLVDDTGAPVGDAYRARRQQALAALFDRLEPDALVLELFPFGRRMLRFELLPLLEQAASTGCTVVCSLRDILVAKAGTRAAEKRQWAVDLANRLFDAVLVHGDPEFVPLDASFREAAQLASLHYTGLVAPSPLAAHAERRGVLVSVGGGAVGAPLLETALAAALAAANATHPWTLVAGPHCPDVAFARLAAVNHPHIAVLRSHPNLVELMASHAASVSQAGYNTVCDLLVTRTPSVLVPFSTETETEQQLRADRLATHDAFASLVADDITPARLQNAVSKVMQVRHWPAINLEGASATADHLCRLLGD
- the urtD gene encoding urea ABC transporter ATP-binding protein UrtD, whose product is MSPINRRAITRNRGVPQLDTSHGTVLYLEGVSVSFDGFKAIDDLSLYINDGELRCVIGPNGAGKTTLMDIITGKTRPDTGEAWFGQTIDLLQLDEAAIANLGIGRKFQQPTVFDELSVWQNLELAMAGPRNVLAVLRAMLSAEQRDQAGGVLERIGLTALRDAQAGTLSHGQKQWLEIGMLLMQQPRLLLVDEPVTGMTHQEMAQTGELLRSLAGEHSVVVVEHDMDFVRSLDSPVTVLHQGSVLAEGDLDRIQDNAEVRAVYLGE